Proteins encoded within one genomic window of Thermomicrobiales bacterium:
- a CDS encoding methylmalonyl-CoA mutase family protein — translation FAPRLSFFFNAHNGFLEEVAKYRAARRMWANIMRDRFGAQSPKSLTLRFHTQTGGSTLTAQQPLNNVVRVTIQALSAVLGGTQSLHTNGYDEALSLPTAEAATLALRTQQIIAHEAGVVETADPLAGSYAVEALTDAIERDAYALMDEVAEMGGAIAAIESGFMQDQIADTAYRWEQAIDSGERIIVGVNYQREEDESGVPIHHIDQDLVRQQIERTWLYKEDHASVELDIALRRVGAAARSTTNLLTVMREALLAGATLGQICDVLRREWGEYRPG, via the coding sequence TTCGCGCCGCGCCTGTCGTTCTTCTTCAACGCACACAACGGCTTCCTCGAAGAGGTCGCCAAGTACCGCGCCGCACGCCGGATGTGGGCCAACATCATGCGCGACCGCTTCGGGGCGCAGAGCCCGAAGTCGCTGACGCTGCGCTTCCACACCCAGACCGGTGGATCGACGCTGACCGCCCAGCAGCCACTAAACAACGTCGTCCGCGTCACGATTCAGGCGCTCTCGGCGGTGCTGGGCGGCACGCAGTCGCTGCACACGAACGGCTACGACGAAGCGCTCTCGCTGCCGACGGCCGAGGCGGCGACGCTGGCACTGCGCACGCAGCAGATCATTGCCCACGAGGCGGGCGTCGTTGAGACCGCCGATCCGCTGGCCGGGTCGTACGCCGTCGAGGCGCTGACCGACGCGATCGAGCGTGACGCCTACGCGCTGATGGATGAGGTCGCGGAGATGGGCGGAGCGATCGCGGCGATCGAGAGCGGCTTCATGCAGGATCAGATCGCCGACACCGCCTACCGCTGGGAGCAGGCGATCGACAGCGGCGAGCGCATCATCGTGGGAGTGAACTACCAGCGCGAAGAGGACGAGAGCGGCGTGCCGATCCACCACATCGATCAGGATCTGGTGCGGCAGCAGATCGAGCGCACCTGGCTGTACAAGGAAGACCACGCCTCGGTCGAGCTGGACATTGCCTTGCGCCGCGTCGGCGCAGCCGCCCGCTCAACGACGAACCTGCTCACCGTCATGCGCGAAGCGTTGCTGGCCGGCGCGACGCTGGGTCAGATCTGCGACGTGCTGCGGCGAGAGTGGGGTGAGTATCGGCCGGGGTGA